In Saccharicrinis fermentans DSM 9555 = JCM 21142, a genomic segment contains:
- the lpxA gene encoding acyl-ACP--UDP-N-acetylglucosamine O-acyltransferase produces MKQPLAYIHPEAKIAPNVVIEPFVTIDKNVVIEEGTRIGSNVTILEGARIGKNCNIFPGAVISAIPQDLKFAGEDTVAIIGDNTTIRECVTVNRGTASKGKTVVGNNCLLMAYVHIAHDVIVGNNVIIANATQVAGEVRIDDYAIMGGSSAIHQFVHVGAHVMVQGGALLSKDVPPYVKVGNTKMSYGGINSIGLRRRGYTNEQINGIQNIYRVLYQSGLNNSDATEKIEAELPASKERDEIVLFVKNSQRGIIKGYSASSDR; encoded by the coding sequence ATGAAACAACCATTGGCATACATCCACCCAGAGGCAAAAATAGCGCCTAACGTGGTAATTGAACCCTTTGTTACTATAGATAAAAATGTGGTGATTGAGGAAGGAACCAGAATTGGATCCAATGTTACTATTCTGGAGGGTGCTAGAATTGGTAAGAACTGTAATATATTTCCAGGGGCTGTCATTTCTGCAATACCGCAGGATTTAAAGTTTGCTGGCGAAGATACCGTTGCTATAATAGGAGATAATACTACCATTAGAGAATGTGTGACTGTTAACAGAGGTACTGCATCCAAAGGAAAGACGGTGGTGGGTAATAATTGTTTGTTGATGGCATACGTGCATATCGCACATGATGTTATTGTTGGAAATAATGTGATAATTGCCAATGCTACACAGGTGGCCGGTGAGGTGCGTATTGATGATTATGCTATCATGGGTGGATCGTCAGCGATTCATCAGTTTGTGCACGTTGGGGCACATGTGATGGTGCAGGGAGGTGCTCTCCTGAGTAAAGACGTTCCTCCGTATGTGAAAGTAGGTAATACTAAAATGTCATATGGTGGTATCAATTCTATCGGTTTAAGAAGAAGGGGTTATACCAATGAGCAAATTAATGGTATACAAAATATTTATAGGGTGCTTTATCAAAGTGGATTGAATAATTCGGATGCCACAGAAAAGATTGAAGCAGAACTGCCCGCATCGAAAGAACGTGACGAGATTGTTCTTTTTGTGAAAAATTCTCAACGTGGTATCATAAAAGGATATTCCGCAAGTAGTGATAGATAA
- a CDS encoding TonB-dependent receptor, with amino-acid sequence MNYKILILLVCFIFVGGYRVKGDSKVTADKDLVVLSGHIKDGDTGELLIAASVLFKNLKTGTVSNLYGFYSYSVKPGTYQVEFVYLGYKRLVKTIEITKDITLNVELFEDTETIEEVVVSSKKADAHVRDPQMSVQKLQNKDIKAVPALMGEVDVIKVLQMMPGVQASSEGSSGFSVRGGNPDQNLILLDEAIVYNAGHMLGFFSVFNNDAIKDVQLFKGDIPASNGGRLASLVDVRMNDGNNKKWEGNGGIGIISSRLTLQGPIVKDKTSVILSARRTYADMFLPLLGDEDNKDNKIFFYDINAKIKHVINNNNRLYFSFYNGRDVFKETRSSIDYGNRTFTLRWNHVYSPKLFSNVTVINSNYDYHLEANDETSGFQWDSKLTDYSLKIDFNYYLNPHNTLSFGGQTIYHGMVPATAMGTGENALMDRIEVPDANALEHALYVANAQSFGRWGLRYGLRFSGLQNMGRGTVFEFDENYEEIDKKEYGSGDIFNSYWGLEPRLGLSYMLNQTTSLKGSYARTRQYLHLASNSTSGTPLDVWFMSSPNIEPQISDQFSVGYFKNLSSNTIETSVELFYKDMQNTIDFKDHPDLLLNEKMEGELRIGRSWAYGAELLLKVNKDKYSGWIGYTWSRSWREIPEINEGNKYLSPYSRNHDISLVLNRKIGKRGRIGMNWIYTSGSPMTAPTGRMFVGGDIIPIYSSRNKENMPDYHRLDISYTLQTKNKNNRKWQGEWNFSLYNAYGRKNAWSIYYEQDDDNPYEIKAQKTYLFQYVPSITYNFKF; translated from the coding sequence ATGAACTATAAAATTTTAATCCTTTTAGTATGCTTTATTTTTGTTGGAGGATATCGTGTAAAGGGTGATTCTAAAGTGACGGCCGATAAGGATTTGGTGGTGCTGAGTGGACATATAAAAGATGGGGATACGGGGGAGCTACTGATTGCTGCTTCAGTTCTTTTTAAGAATCTTAAAACCGGTACCGTTTCTAATCTTTATGGCTTTTATTCTTATAGTGTTAAACCCGGTACTTACCAGGTCGAGTTTGTATATCTGGGTTATAAGAGGCTGGTGAAAACCATTGAGATTACAAAAGATATTACATTGAATGTGGAACTTTTTGAGGACACAGAAACTATTGAAGAGGTGGTGGTGAGCTCCAAAAAGGCGGATGCCCATGTGCGCGATCCTCAAATGAGTGTTCAGAAATTACAAAATAAGGATATTAAGGCTGTGCCTGCTCTGATGGGAGAGGTGGATGTGATAAAAGTGCTTCAGATGATGCCCGGGGTTCAGGCTTCGAGTGAGGGATCCAGTGGTTTCAGTGTGCGTGGGGGTAACCCTGATCAAAATCTTATCTTGTTGGATGAGGCTATCGTATATAATGCAGGGCATATGTTGGGGTTTTTCTCCGTATTTAATAATGATGCCATTAAAGATGTGCAATTATTCAAGGGCGATATACCTGCTAGTAATGGTGGACGCCTGGCCTCGCTTGTGGATGTGCGGATGAACGATGGAAATAATAAAAAATGGGAAGGAAACGGTGGTATCGGTATTATATCTTCCAGGTTAACATTGCAAGGTCCCATCGTAAAAGATAAAACGTCTGTTATTTTGAGTGCTCGGCGTACTTATGCTGACATGTTTCTGCCTTTGTTGGGCGATGAGGATAATAAGGATAATAAAATATTCTTTTATGATATTAATGCCAAAATAAAACATGTGATTAATAATAATAACCGTTTGTATTTTAGCTTTTACAATGGACGGGATGTTTTTAAAGAAACACGCTCCAGTATTGACTACGGCAATCGTACTTTTACCCTTAGATGGAATCATGTGTATAGCCCAAAATTATTTTCTAATGTTACCGTGATAAACAGTAATTATGATTATCATCTGGAAGCCAATGATGAGACCTCAGGTTTTCAATGGGATAGTAAGCTTACCGATTATAGTCTGAAAATAGATTTTAATTATTACTTGAATCCACATAATACGCTTAGCTTTGGAGGACAGACCATCTATCATGGGATGGTGCCCGCAACGGCTATGGGGACTGGAGAAAATGCCTTGATGGACAGGATTGAAGTGCCGGACGCCAATGCCCTGGAGCATGCTTTGTATGTGGCTAATGCCCAAAGTTTTGGTAGATGGGGCTTGCGTTATGGTTTGCGGTTTTCTGGCTTGCAAAATATGGGGCGTGGTACCGTATTCGAATTTGATGAAAACTACGAGGAGATCGATAAAAAAGAATATGGCTCCGGAGATATTTTTAATAGTTATTGGGGACTGGAACCTCGGTTAGGCCTGTCTTATATGCTCAATCAGACGACGTCATTAAAAGGTAGTTATGCCCGCACACGTCAGTATTTGCACCTGGCTAGTAATTCAACATCGGGAACGCCATTGGATGTTTGGTTTATGTCATCACCTAATATAGAACCTCAGATCAGTGATCAGTTCTCAGTGGGGTATTTTAAAAATTTGTCCTCCAATACCATTGAAACTTCGGTAGAACTCTTTTATAAAGATATGCAGAATACCATCGATTTTAAGGATCATCCTGATTTGCTTTTGAATGAAAAAATGGAGGGAGAGTTACGCATAGGGAGGTCGTGGGCCTATGGTGCAGAACTGTTGCTAAAGGTGAATAAGGATAAATACAGTGGTTGGATTGGATATACCTGGAGTAGGTCGTGGAGGGAGATTCCGGAAATAAATGAAGGAAACAAATATCTCTCACCCTATAGCAGGAATCATGATATTTCGCTGGTATTAAACCGAAAGATAGGTAAGCGGGGACGTATTGGAATGAATTGGATATATACCAGCGGCTCGCCTATGACTGCACCCACGGGTAGAATGTTTGTTGGAGGTGATATAATCCCTATCTATTCTTCTCGAAACAAAGAAAATATGCCTGATTATCACCGTCTGGATATATCATATACACTTCAAACGAAGAATAAAAATAATAGAAAATGGCAAGGGGAATGGAACTTTTCCTTGTATAATGCCTACGGGCGCAAAAACGCCTGGTCTATTTATTATGAGCAAGATGACGACAACCCCTATGAAATAAAGGCACAAAAAACTTATTTGTTTCAATATGTTCCGTCGATCACTTATAACTTTAAATTTTAA
- a CDS encoding DUF4249 family protein has product MNKIQAYINILLLFILLGACTEEIEMDFKTDRPQLVVDGYFTNQHQDHFVQLSVTSAFQSDQESPSVSGAVLSLTDGQNNIVLNELTELPGSYVIPSSYVGIPGNTYTLSISNVDVNGDGITETYEASNVMNPIVPIDSISLDWTTTQGQKQWQILLFTQEPEDTKEYYAFIAYLNNALITPKLSDIEYADDKFFNGNEVNGVWVQSVVEEDSDGDMTDYILQKGDWVKLEMQSINKDYYDFLLAVDEETGLQIPLFSGPPANVPTNVSNDGRGFFRVYSLTQDSIQVTEDILKRKE; this is encoded by the coding sequence ATGAATAAAATTCAAGCTTATATAAACATTCTCTTGCTCTTTATTCTATTGGGGGCTTGCACCGAAGAAATAGAGATGGATTTTAAAACAGATAGACCGCAACTGGTGGTGGACGGTTATTTTACGAATCAACACCAGGATCATTTTGTTCAGCTATCTGTTACTTCTGCGTTTCAGAGTGATCAAGAAAGCCCTTCGGTATCGGGTGCGGTGCTTTCCTTAACGGATGGGCAAAATAATATTGTTTTAAACGAACTTACGGAGCTGCCGGGTAGCTATGTGATTCCTTCATCTTATGTTGGAATTCCCGGAAATACCTATACCCTGAGTATTTCTAATGTGGATGTGAATGGGGATGGGATTACGGAAACCTATGAGGCCAGTAATGTGATGAATCCTATTGTGCCTATTGATTCCATAAGTTTAGACTGGACTACCACGCAGGGGCAAAAGCAATGGCAAATACTACTTTTTACCCAGGAGCCTGAAGATACCAAAGAATACTATGCCTTTATTGCCTATTTGAACAATGCGTTGATTACTCCCAAATTATCAGATATTGAATATGCCGATGATAAGTTTTTTAATGGGAATGAAGTGAATGGAGTATGGGTGCAGAGTGTGGTGGAGGAGGATAGTGATGGTGATATGACAGATTATATCCTACAAAAAGGAGACTGGGTGAAGTTGGAGATGCAGAGTATTAACAAAGACTATTATGACTTTTTGTTGGCAGTGGATGAAGAAACCGGTTTGCAGATTCCTTTGTTTAGTGGTCCGCCTGCTAATGTGCCTACAAATGTGAGTAATGATGGGAGAGGTTTTTTTAGGGTGTATTCGTTAACCCAGGATTCTATTCAAGTGACTGAGGATATTTTGAAAAGAAAAGAGTGA
- a CDS encoding glycoside hydrolase family 2 TIM barrel-domain containing protein — translation MMKYILWVFTIVFISCQTHEDKVERETDFNFGWKFALQNDTAKPTQIPMEDDQWRQVRLPHDWSVEASFDSTLEGCTGYLPGGVGVYQKHFATPAPQDQKSTFVLFDGVYNNATYWLNGKLLGENPYGYSPVYWDLTDYLTSDGKDNVLTVHVDHSRYADSRWYTGSGIYRHVKLITLNKLRIPIWGTYLTTPEVSEHHAKVKLEVTVENDQDTESSFIITTSLLDANGAAVASANTDCVLDKNNKDVFVQNFEVDQPALWSPDMPEMYKALTKVIKDGVVVDEYTTPFGIRSVRFEAGKGFFLNDKFTDVKGVCLHHDGGLVGAAVPRGVWVRRLKELKACGVNAIRTAHNPYSKEFLDLCDEMGFLVQNEIFDEFDYAKDKRQNYHDRHDDYITRGYVEHFRKWAKSDLTRQVLRDRNHPSVFMWSIGNEIEWTYLNYRYVTGFWKDPDDPQNSGNYWGSGPMFSPEELKKRYDESEKGDYILTETAERLNKWVKELDPSRTTTANLVVPQTSMVSGYADAVDVVGFSYRNKDIAWAQKYFPHKQVTINENPGTWDDWKQVLENPGVFSNFMWTGIGYIGERHGDWPSKSGWSDLLDIAGFRVQGWNYFKSIWINKPHISIGTLPIKESGFKITGFSAQQLPNNNGSYRWRDSRMHWNYKEGELVMVEVCSNHTIVELLLNGRTLGRKSMSECPDRIFRWTVPFEAGTLTAKAGFDGQEIIAELHTTTQPVGITLTTDKNELLADAYDVAHLVVQLVDKEGRAIKTENVKVEFEIEGEARLLGVDTGADDNTQDFQSNSILTNKGRCLAIIQSTKKKGNVTVKAKVQGFDTQQVVLRMN, via the coding sequence ATGATGAAGTACATATTATGGGTGTTCACCATTGTCTTTATTTCATGTCAGACACATGAAGATAAAGTAGAACGAGAGACAGATTTTAATTTTGGATGGAAATTTGCCTTGCAAAATGATACCGCTAAACCTACTCAGATTCCCATGGAGGATGACCAATGGCGCCAGGTTCGTTTGCCTCATGATTGGAGTGTGGAAGCCTCCTTTGATTCTACACTTGAAGGCTGTACCGGATACCTTCCCGGTGGTGTAGGTGTTTACCAAAAGCATTTTGCTACACCGGCTCCTCAAGACCAAAAAAGTACCTTTGTATTGTTTGATGGTGTGTATAATAATGCCACTTATTGGTTAAATGGTAAGCTGTTGGGTGAAAATCCTTATGGGTATTCACCTGTGTATTGGGATTTGACTGATTATTTGACAAGTGATGGAAAAGACAACGTATTAACGGTACACGTTGATCATTCGCGCTATGCCGATAGCCGCTGGTATACCGGAAGCGGTATTTATCGTCACGTGAAGCTTATTACTCTGAATAAATTACGTATACCCATTTGGGGAACTTATCTCACAACGCCCGAGGTATCGGAGCATCATGCCAAGGTTAAGCTGGAAGTGACTGTGGAGAACGACCAGGATACCGAAAGCTCCTTTATCATCACAACCTCCTTGCTGGATGCCAATGGAGCTGCCGTTGCCAGTGCAAATACAGATTGTGTGTTGGATAAAAATAATAAGGATGTTTTTGTTCAAAATTTTGAAGTCGATCAACCCGCTCTTTGGTCGCCGGATATGCCCGAAATGTATAAAGCCCTCACAAAGGTGATTAAAGACGGTGTTGTAGTGGATGAGTATACTACTCCATTTGGTATTAGAAGTGTGCGTTTTGAGGCGGGTAAAGGATTCTTTTTGAATGATAAATTTACGGATGTAAAGGGGGTGTGTTTACACCATGATGGAGGACTGGTTGGCGCTGCCGTGCCTAGAGGTGTTTGGGTGCGTCGTTTAAAGGAACTAAAGGCTTGTGGAGTAAATGCTATACGAACAGCTCACAATCCTTATTCTAAGGAATTTTTGGATCTGTGCGATGAAATGGGCTTTTTGGTTCAAAATGAGATTTTCGATGAGTTTGATTATGCCAAGGATAAACGTCAGAATTATCATGATCGTCATGATGACTATATTACACGTGGGTATGTGGAACACTTCAGAAAATGGGCCAAGAGTGATTTGACACGTCAGGTGCTTCGTGACCGTAATCACCCTAGTGTTTTTATGTGGAGTATTGGTAACGAGATTGAGTGGACTTATTTGAACTACCGCTATGTGACTGGTTTCTGGAAAGATCCTGATGATCCTCAAAACTCTGGTAACTATTGGGGGAGTGGACCTATGTTTTCACCCGAGGAGTTGAAGAAACGATATGATGAATCGGAGAAGGGAGACTATATACTTACCGAAACGGCTGAGCGCTTGAATAAATGGGTGAAGGAGTTGGATCCCAGTAGAACTACTACCGCTAACTTGGTAGTGCCACAGACAAGTATGGTTAGTGGTTATGCGGATGCTGTAGATGTGGTCGGATTTAGTTATCGAAACAAGGATATTGCATGGGCGCAAAAATATTTTCCGCATAAGCAAGTTACCATCAACGAAAATCCAGGTACCTGGGACGATTGGAAACAGGTACTGGAAAATCCGGGCGTGTTTAGTAATTTTATGTGGACAGGAATTGGTTATATTGGTGAACGACATGGCGATTGGCCCTCCAAGAGCGGGTGGTCTGATTTATTGGATATTGCAGGCTTTAGGGTGCAGGGATGGAATTATTTTAAGAGCATATGGATTAATAAACCACATATTTCAATAGGAACCTTACCAATTAAGGAGTCGGGTTTTAAAATAACAGGATTTTCGGCACAGCAGCTTCCCAATAATAATGGATCGTATCGCTGGAGAGATTCCAGAATGCACTGGAATTATAAAGAGGGAGAACTGGTGATGGTTGAAGTTTGTTCTAATCATACAATTGTGGAGTTGCTGTTGAATGGTCGTACTTTGGGAAGAAAGAGTATGTCAGAGTGTCCGGATCGGATTTTCCGTTGGACAGTGCCTTTTGAAGCAGGGACTCTTACGGCAAAAGCCGGTTTTGATGGACAGGAGATCATCGCAGAATTGCATACGACCACGCAACCTGTGGGAATAACTTTAACAACAGACAAAAATGAGTTGTTGGCCGATGCTTATGATGTGGCTCACCTGGTGGTTCAATTGGTAGACAAAGAGGGACGTGCCATTAAAACCGAGAATGTAAAGGTGGAGTTTGAAATAGAAGGGGAAGCACGCCTGTTAGGGGTTGATACTGGTGCAGACGATAATACCCAGGATTTTCAATCCAATAGCATCCTTACCAATAAGGGGAGGTGTTTGGCCATTATACAGTCAACAAAAAAGAAAGGTAATGTAACGGTAAAAGCTAAAGTGCAGGGTTTTGATACCCAGCAAGTAGTGCTTCGAATGAACTAG
- a CDS encoding peptidase associated/transthyretin-like domain-containing protein translates to MNLKRILPVLLLILGSLSSAQVTRDSLLFRGVIMEGDSLFSLPYAKYIINNKSGYTANEAGQFSFWAKIGDFVQFSYVGFKPLYIQVNDSLANENYLMGVFLSRDTIQLSEVVIIPQRVNPNAIARNMPLLSTTDDVTAQNNMAMSTYQAKTQPVTKWDAEMNQKNFIQARSNDIAYQTQIKPSQIVGISNVSIAKEKERSKMKKLQKPHRAYITQAEWEYLISSYNEKMKRKFE, encoded by the coding sequence ATGAACTTAAAAAGAATTCTACCCGTTTTATTGCTTATTCTTGGCTCACTAAGTTCAGCACAGGTAACACGAGACTCTCTACTGTTTAGAGGTGTTATTATGGAAGGTGACAGCTTATTCTCCCTCCCCTATGCTAAATATATTATCAACAATAAATCCGGGTATACAGCCAATGAAGCAGGACAGTTCTCATTCTGGGCTAAAATAGGAGATTTTGTACAATTTTCATATGTTGGATTCAAACCCCTTTATATCCAGGTGAATGATAGTCTTGCCAACGAAAATTACTTAATGGGTGTTTTTTTAAGCCGTGACACCATCCAATTATCCGAAGTAGTTATTATTCCTCAAAGGGTTAATCCCAACGCCATTGCCCGTAATATGCCACTATTAAGCACCACAGATGACGTAACTGCACAGAACAATATGGCCATGTCGACCTACCAAGCCAAGACACAACCTGTCACCAAGTGGGATGCTGAAATGAATCAAAAAAACTTTATCCAGGCCCGATCAAACGACATAGCCTATCAAACACAAATTAAACCATCTCAAATAGTAGGAATAAGTAATGTTTCCATCGCTAAAGAAAAAGAGCGTTCTAAAATGAAGAAATTGCAGAAACCCCACAGGGCATACATCACCCAAGCCGAATGGGAATATCTGATATCCAGCTATAACGAAAAAATGAAAAGGAAATTCGAATAA
- a CDS encoding nitroreductase family protein encodes MLKDLILKNRSYRRFHQEKEIGEDELIEFVNLARLSPSARNAQPLKYVLVHTPEKNSIVFKYLSWAGYLSDWHGPKEGERPSAYIIMVNDTSISSNFFSDNGIASQSILLGAVEKGYGGCIIGSVERLQLQRELDIPTHLKIVQVIALGVPKEEVVIEELDKDYKYWRDLKEVHHVPKRNIHDIIVKI; translated from the coding sequence ATGCTTAAAGATCTGATATTAAAAAACAGGAGCTACAGACGATTTCATCAAGAAAAGGAAATAGGTGAGGATGAGTTGATTGAGTTTGTCAATCTGGCTCGTCTTTCACCTTCTGCCAGAAATGCCCAACCGCTCAAATATGTTTTGGTACACACGCCCGAAAAAAATAGTATTGTCTTCAAATATTTATCCTGGGCAGGCTATCTGAGCGATTGGCACGGACCCAAAGAAGGAGAACGTCCGTCTGCATATATCATCATGGTGAATGACACATCCATATCGAGCAATTTTTTTAGCGATAATGGCATTGCTTCACAAAGCATTTTGTTAGGAGCTGTGGAAAAAGGCTATGGCGGCTGTATTATTGGATCTGTTGAGCGTCTTCAATTACAAAGAGAGTTGGACATCCCCACTCATCTTAAGATTGTTCAGGTTATTGCTTTAGGTGTTCCTAAAGAAGAAGTGGTCATTGAAGAATTAGACAAAGACTATAAGTACTGGCGCGACTTGAAAGAAGTACACCATGTACCTAAGCGTAATATTCATGATATTATTGTAAAAATATAA
- a CDS encoding superoxide dismutase: MKFELPALPYAADALAPIISKNTIEFHYGKHHQAYVNNLNNLIAGTEFENADLETIIKKAEGGIFNNAAQVWNHTFYFTSFSPQGGGAPTGNLSEAINKAFGSFDAFKEAFAKAAATLFGSGWAWLVKDSEGQLKIVQTNNAGNPMTEGLSPILTCDVWEHAYYLDYQNKRPDYIANFWKLVDWKIVADRF, from the coding sequence ATGAAATTTGAATTACCAGCACTGCCTTATGCAGCCGATGCCCTTGCGCCCATTATTAGCAAAAACACCATTGAATTCCACTACGGAAAACACCATCAAGCCTATGTAAACAACCTAAACAACCTAATTGCCGGCACTGAATTTGAAAATGCAGATTTAGAAACCATCATTAAAAAGGCTGAAGGTGGAATTTTCAACAATGCTGCTCAAGTATGGAATCACACATTTTATTTCACATCCTTTTCACCCCAAGGAGGAGGAGCACCAACTGGTAACTTAAGCGAGGCTATCAATAAAGCCTTTGGTTCTTTTGATGCCTTTAAAGAAGCTTTTGCAAAAGCAGCGGCCACCTTATTTGGGTCAGGATGGGCCTGGCTAGTAAAAGACAGCGAAGGACAACTAAAAATTGTACAGACCAACAACGCTGGAAATCCAATGACCGAAGGTTTGAGCCCTATACTAACTTGTGATGTATGGGAACATGCCTATTATTTAGACTATCAAAACAAACGTCCTGATTACATTGCCAACTTCTGGAAGCTGGTTGATTGGAAAATAGTGGCTGATAGATTCTAA
- a CDS encoding ATP-binding protein: MRNPVVIILLIVLFTANRLDGQYKIAFSNNYPPYQFMDESGELVGFNVDILKAINDVYKANLYIIGGEWHAIKQDLDKGEVNAVGGIHYPGSPDSRYIYTRSVINTSHCFFYNSNYHKKFSLEVFRSLHAPKVAMWKNDVLSHYITSINPTVDILYINNYGGLIPALDSEEVTCVFAQRVGGMYQVKKLGKNYIKTLDQRILERNMGFRVDKDVPELAQLLDHGLEILLANGTYQDIYDKWIGVYEQKEKHWYYSGRNIVLAGSIILVLILLLLIINQVLNAKVKSKTKDLLLQLELNSNMMKELERQKVRAEDSEKMKTAFLANMSHEIRTPMNGILGFTELLKTVEYSSEEQMNFIKIIEQSGNRMLGTINNIIDVSKLESGLEEPSYQEVDIRGILIQLRSFFKQETNLKGIALKIIEEGVMASESFVTDEYKLNSILTNLIKNGIKFTKEGFVSVTYSVSSDLAQFWIEDTGIGIAESRQSDIFDQFVQEDTSYSRNFEGSGLGLSISRGYVNLLGGKITLKSEPQKGTVFYFCIPNHKPPFDA; this comes from the coding sequence ATGCGTAACCCCGTTGTTATCATCTTGCTCATTGTCCTATTTACTGCCAATAGGCTCGATGGACAGTATAAAATAGCATTCAGTAACAACTATCCACCTTATCAGTTTATGGATGAGTCGGGTGAATTGGTAGGGTTTAATGTGGATATATTAAAAGCCATTAATGATGTTTATAAAGCAAACTTGTACATTATTGGTGGCGAGTGGCATGCGATAAAGCAGGACCTGGACAAGGGGGAGGTGAATGCAGTGGGCGGTATTCATTATCCGGGGAGTCCGGATAGTCGTTATATTTATACGAGATCCGTTATTAATACATCGCATTGTTTTTTCTACAATAGTAATTACCATAAAAAATTTTCACTGGAGGTGTTTAGGTCTTTGCACGCCCCCAAGGTGGCAATGTGGAAAAATGATGTGCTTTCTCATTATATCACCTCTATTAATCCTACGGTGGATATATTGTACATTAATAATTACGGTGGTTTAATTCCAGCTCTGGATAGTGAGGAGGTTACCTGTGTGTTTGCTCAGAGAGTGGGTGGTATGTATCAGGTTAAGAAACTGGGTAAGAATTATATTAAAACCTTGGATCAGCGCATATTGGAAAGGAATATGGGCTTTAGGGTGGACAAAGATGTTCCGGAATTGGCGCAATTGTTAGACCATGGACTGGAAATTCTATTGGCCAATGGTACTTATCAGGATATTTATGACAAGTGGATTGGCGTATATGAGCAGAAAGAGAAACATTGGTACTACAGTGGTAGAAATATTGTGCTTGCAGGTAGTATTATATTGGTTTTAATACTGCTGTTGTTGATTATTAACCAGGTGCTGAATGCCAAGGTGAAAAGTAAAACCAAAGACCTTTTGCTTCAGCTTGAGTTGAATTCGAACATGATGAAGGAGCTGGAACGGCAAAAGGTGAGAGCGGAGGATAGTGAGAAGATGAAGACGGCTTTTTTGGCTAATATGAGCCACGAAATAAGAACGCCTATGAATGGGATCTTAGGCTTTACCGAACTCCTGAAAACAGTTGAATATTCCTCCGAAGAACAAATGAATTTTATAAAGATTATTGAACAAAGTGGTAACCGTATGTTGGGAACCATCAATAATATTATTGATGTTTCAAAATTGGAGTCTGGTTTGGAAGAGCCGAGTTATCAAGAGGTGGATATTAGAGGCATATTGATACAGCTTCGTTCTTTTTTTAAACAGGAAACAAATCTTAAGGGGATAGCATTGAAGATAATTGAAGAGGGGGTCATGGCGTCAGAAAGCTTTGTGACCGATGAGTATAAGCTTAATTCGATTCTTACTAATTTAATAAAGAATGGAATTAAGTTTACCAAAGAAGGGTTTGTTTCAGTCACCTACTCGGTGTCTAGTGATCTTGCTCAATTTTGGATTGAAGATACAGGTATTGGCATTGCTGAGAGTAGGCAGTCCGATATTTTTGATCAATTTGTTCAGGAAGATACTTCTTATTCCAGAAATTTCGAAGGCTCAGGTCTGGGATTATCTATTAGTAGAGGGTATGTGAATTTATTGGGTGGTAAAATAACCCTGAAATCTGAACCCCAAAAAGGTACCGTCTTTTATTTTTGTATTCCTAATCATAAGCCACCATTTGATGCTTAG
- a CDS encoding (2Fe-2S)-binding protein, which yields MQEDIICYCRKVSRATVQQAIEKGAKSLEDIRWSTDACKDNQCEKTHPNGISCEEEVKQMIMAYHGHIEGPKCSCGCCS from the coding sequence ATGCAAGAAGATATTATTTGTTATTGCCGTAAGGTAAGCAGAGCCACTGTTCAACAAGCCATTGAGAAAGGCGCAAAATCATTGGAAGATATTCGTTGGAGCACTGATGCTTGTAAAGATAATCAATGTGAAAAAACGCACCCCAACGGAATAAGCTGTGAAGAAGAGGTGAAGCAAATGATTATGGCATATCATGGACATATTGAAGGACCTAAATGTAGCTGTGGTTGTTGTTCGTAA